The DNA region AGGGATGTCCTATCGCATCAACAGCCCGTCCAGGGACAACAGCTATGGGTGTGGCGGGCAGAAAAGGCAGAAAAATGACACGGGTGGAAAGCCGAGATGGATGTCGAAGTCGAGGGCCAAGCTTAAAAAAATTTGGGCCAAAATCTGGGTTGCAACAGAGGTCGGCAAAGACCCCGAAATGGCGGGGCTAGAAGTTAAGAGGGTTCACGCTGTGTAGCCACAGGCGCTTGTCACTGTCAGAACAGCCCGTCGTTCACCTGCAACCTTGGTCCGTGCCTCTCAGCCTGCTCTGTCGGGTACCTGAGATGAACGAACAAGAGGACCCTCGACTCGGGGGATTTGCTGAAGAcgggagggaaaagaaatGCTGAAACAACAAGCCCTTTTACtgctgtctgtctgtctgtctcaAGGATCCTTCCTGTTGGTGAGCAGAGCTCCCGTTCCCGTTTCAGAGCGGTTAAGTTTCCTCGAATTGGGATTTGCAGAGGACGGGTGAGCTATTCTATTTTGATTTGGTGCGCTGCACCAACAAAATACCAACCCTCTATCAGACGCCACTGCCACTAGACCAGAGCAATACTTCTCCGTGGGCTCGCACTGAATCTAATTCAACGCCCCGCCCCTCTATCTCACTTGAGCGTTGCCTTCGACGACCCTGTTCTGAATATAGGCACAGTCACAGAAACTGGTGGTTGTCCAGTTGTGGTGCTGCACAGTTTATCCAAACCGACACAGGCCTACTAAGAAGGACAGAGACAGAGGGGGCTATTCTCCCCGATGAGCTGGGCAGTACCTCTTGGCATTCTGATAAGAAGATATCCAACCCCGCTATTTTGGAATTTTGTCATCCAAATACATATGCCCATCTCTATTGCCGCTTCATTATTGCTCTTCACTGCTCCTCACATCAGACATCCCTCCTGTGGTCTATCCCGGCCTTCCACTCTTCATTCCACTTTTCATTCCACTTGGTCCTGGCAGtctctcctcaacctcaatgTCAAACGCCTGCCAGAGGATTGCCAAGAAAGGGCAACGCAACGGAGGGGACCCCATGTCCGCAAAGGCGGTGAAGCCCTCGAATCGATAAACCAGTGCCCGCCAATCAGGGGCATCATGgttcaacccctccttgcccCTCCATCCAAGCCAAGGCACATGACCCacttccttcttttcccctctATTCCCCGCCATTTGCTTCTGCTGAAGTGGAGTTCACCCAGGGTTCGGGCTTTTTGACAAGGGCACAACTACACAGTATATGGAAAAGAAATATTCAAATTCACATCAACAGGTTTATGAAGCTGGCTTATGCGGAGCGGGAATACGCGGTAAATCAAACTGCCCACCGTTTGGTCTGCTCCAAAGCACAGAAACAATCCATGTTTCAAGATAGCCTCACAGACCAAAAACCCCATCCACTGAGGCTCGCCAGAAGTTCCGACTCCCGTTAGACATTGACCAAGAGCACGAGGGGCTGTCCCTGAAGAACACCAGTCCTTGGGAGTCTTTGTACCCCCACCAACTTGTTCACTTGTCTTTTGCCCGGCTTTCCTACTTTGCGTCACTGAACCCCGTTATGAGGCCTCGGAGGTGTCTCCATCTGAATTGacgcccaacccccaaaccacaCCACCTAATATGTACTTAGCCGTCATGGCTGGTACAGTAGCGTCCCTGGCGTGATCACCAGACTGAGGGCTCTCGGCTGTCAATATCGTCATTTGGACTGACAGATCGGATTCGGGTTcagcagaagaagctgcCATACTCTAGCCATCTGCCCAACGCAAGCCTCAAACCTTTGCCTTCCTTGCGCATACCTCCCTAGCCATCCCAAGTAACCGACAAGAATAGCTTCCCACGGAcgaacacccccttcccccccttcccaaagATCCAGAAATGCCAACGGTCACGGTGGAGAAAAGCACACACACGCCCAAGGTGGAGCAAAGAAAACCAAAAGGCTCTGGTACCTTTGATAGTGTACTTTCTCGGTGACCCCAACAAGAATGTGCATCATCCGACATGTAAAAAGGGGGACGCAGGAACAAACTCCATACAGGAAAGGGTCGTCCAAACTCTTCTTCCAAAGTGGAAATCAGGTACATGCATGCATATGACAGACAGGTCCCAGCCTCACCTCACTCTTCCACACCAAGCGGGCcatgatcatcaccacattgttcttcaaccaccacaccaccctcgagGCCTTGATGACTGACAGCAGCAATATATATGTCACCACGTGCTCACTCATCTACAGACATCTTGCCCATCTTCACATAACCCTCTCCTGTGAGAGAAGCAAGCTTCTCGCAAAGACATGTCTCAAGACCCACTTGACGACATCCATACACAACGCTAAAGTCTGATCATCGTGTGCAAATCCATGGGATGCATCATGAGccatgcagcagcaagaagccGGTTTATGAATGGCCCCTTCTTTACTCTTTGAGCTCAGGTATCAACAGCCATTCCGAACAGATACTAAGCACCACGCTATGACATGTCGGGATCAACCTTTGTGTGATGAGTGTATAATACAATGAATGGGCAATGATCACGCCACTGATCGAACTAACATTGACAAACATCGCAACGTTGATCAAAATAACATGAACCAAAAGTACCTCAAATCCAACTGTATTCATCAACTCCATCCCCAAAGAGCCAAAAGCATCATGAGCATCCAAAAAAAGATGCCGAGCAACAAGCTGGGTATGCGCAAACTAACgtgaaagaaagaaacaagacaaaAGCAGACACCCGCCCAGAACTCATGACATACCGCAtaagcaaaacaaaacaaatctgacaaaccacccacccaatcTTGTAACCTATTCTTTTGTgctttcttcaacagcccAGTTCTCCAAGACTGACCACCAAGCGCAAAACAGAGACACCATGCTATACCAAATACATGCGATGCCCAAAGCTAAACATGCTATGACCGACAGATAAAGGCGTCAATAACTCTTGAGCAGTGAAACATAAACAAGCGGCTTAAAGATGATGACAATGAGAAAGGTGTCCACACACTACAAGACGGTTAGACAtgctctcaacaacctcgaggATGAATGAAGCCGGGGGGGGATGGAAGACAAGGGGTGGAATAACTGACAGTAACATGACACAGAACATCAAGCCGTGCAAGTCCGGTCAAGTAAAGAATGGTCCAAATGGTAGTCCATGGCATGTCCAATGATAGTCCTCGGGTCCATGGCAAATCCAGCTGAGAAAGTTGAATCCAACGACAAATGTGAAGAAATAGGTCGAAAATCGTTGACAAAATGATGCAGCAGAGGAGAAAGTCAAACAGATCCGACGAGCAGGGAAACATTCGTCTGTAACCTGAAGGAGTGTCGAGCCTATCGGTGTTGGTCAAGTTCAGGGTCCAAGTTGAGTGGTCCAAAACGTGCTGTCCAAGGCAAGACTGATGTCAATCCATGACTTTCCATCCGAAGTCCCACTGGTGTGTTGGTAATGTTGATATTCCAAGGCTGACGATTGCTGATATGACCGGTgtagaaaaaagaaggatcCGGATGAGAAAGAAGTCCAATGGCTCAACCTTACCACGATGTTGTTCATTGATGTCTTTGACAGTGAGGGTAGCCTCAGCTTCAGATCCAGAACGATGATGTTGTGTGAGCTCCGTGCTCTCAGAACCCGGATGGGTCTGGCAATCCAGTGTCAGAACACCTCATGGTCAAAAGAGCGTCCGAGGGAGAAAAATGGTTGTGTTGTCAGGTATCCATATGTGGGGTCGAAGAGGTCCTTAATCCATGGCTTGTGTGAAAGATCCAACGGGAGAAGAGAGTCGCCAAGAGAGAAAGTGAAATCCAGCAGGGTCCAGAAAGATGTGAAGGCTCCATAGTTCCTCAGCGGTGTCCAGAATCATCAAACATCTGCGCTGTGTTAGTTGACTCAAACGCAAAAGCTCAGTTCGCTCGCCCGAGGCGAAGACGGTGGGTGGAAAATGGTGTAGCTCATTGTGCTCCGAGGGAATTCATCAGATATATACACTCTTTCAAGCGTTCACTCACCTCGCTGTCCGGCCGTAGCCGTTGTctctggttgttgatgtcagAGGCGGATGCGCGGTTGAGAAACCGGGATGTCAGCAAGGCGACTCACTCCTGGGCGTGCAAAAAAGAGTTCACAGCCAGAGGCAAAATGCAACAAAGGAAGAAGCAGTCCTGACAGCCGATCCGGACAGCGAGGGAGGAAGTATCTACAACCGTTGTGAAGATGTCCTCAGTCTCATCATCGTTCTTTTTCCCTAGGCAGCAAATTTGTCTCTCCTATATGGTATCAAAATCGTCTCGTCTCTTGCCCCTCTCTgtcgaaaaagaaagaaaaaaaggaagtaAATgataaaaagaagaaaaaaaaaacatcacaCGGCAGGGCTGCCACCCGCCGCTGTTTGTTGTCCAGAAGTTGCCAAGGGTCCAAAGGTTGCCGGCTGGCAGAAGATGATCCAGTTGGGGCGAAGATGCTTTTGACATATCGAAAAGATCCAGAATAGTGGCCAGCGGAACAAGTAGTCGAAAGACCCGCATCGAGGGCATGTCGTCATATCATGATCCAAAAAAGGGTTGACAGAGATGCAACTTGCAGCTCCCGAGGTTTGTGGAAACCTCCGATCCAGGGTCTATCCGTGGGGGCCTTTGTGTCAAAAAGGCAGGTTGCAAAGGCAGCCGAGTCCAGAAGCGTAAAGAAAGTAAGAAAACAAACAGTGAGCTAGTCCCAGCCCAAGACATTAGCAGGCATTAACATAATAGCGGTTCAATCAGACGCTCCGGACTCGACATGCCGAGGACGTTTCGGGGCGGACAGTTTTGTGTGGTGACTAACGCGGGCATTTGCGTGGGGAGGGAAACCTGCGGTTCGACCGGTGATTAGCGACGGTGATGCCTGTTCCGGTCTCCGTGCCTGTCATCGCGTTCGGTCTCGGAACGGCGAGCTCTGTGCTCTCGATGATCACGCTCTCGGTCTCTCGGTTCTGAATCGCGGTCGCGTCTGCCACTGGACGGTCCGGCACTCGTGGGTGTCGAGCTGGTTGGAGGaacggtggtgttgggaagCACCGGGCTGTTGTGATCCTCATATGGCGGCTGGTCCGGGGCGGCCGGGTAGCCTTGCCGTTGCGCTGTACCTGCAGGGGAACCTAAATCATCAGACGAAGCCTCGGGTGGGTTTGTGATTGTTGTTGTACTATACGCACCGCGGCCATAAAGAGGGTCGGCTGGGAAGGCCTGGCTGGCCGGAATCCCAGCAGGAGGCGGGTAGCCATATGGGTCTGCTTCCGAGCCAAATGGAGGACCTGATGTTGGCGTGCTGAAAGCCCTCGAAGGGGGGGCGGATGAAGGGGCCAATGGCATAACCGGCATCCTCGGTGCATTGGCATATCCAGGGGCAGTCTGGTAGTTGGATCCGTGGATGAAGGCAGCATCCTGGGCGAATTGTCCTTGGatcggcggaggaggaaccaTCCCGGCGTATCTGTCACCTCCCTGAGGTCCTGGGGAATACTGAGTTGGCGGAACATTGGGCGGATATCCTCCGTAGGGCTGAGTTTGATACTGGGGAGCGGCAGCGGGATGAACCTGTGGTGGGTAAGCACCCTGGGGGTATCcggcaggagggggaggtccGGGGTACGGCTGGCCACCATAGCCCGGGTTcttgggcggcggaggagccGGCTGGTAGTCAATATCCATGGCAGTGGCGCCGTACGAGGCTTCGTACTCCTGTTCCCGTTGGCGGTTCTTCCACGCGCTGTAGTCAGATTGCCCGCGGGTCTGCTCGCGAGCGCCTATGGGCGAGTTAGAACTCCTCACATAAACGCCGTTCGAATGGCTGGAGTGTGTTGTACctccagcgccgccgcccgaAGACCTGGACGCTGCGCGCCGTTCCTGCTCCCACCGAGCGGAGTCGGCCTTGAGATCTTGAATCATGGCCTgccaagaagagagaaaTTCAGCCCCGTGCTCATCATCCACGACTTGCCGTCGTCGAGCATCGAACGAGGGCCACTCACCGACGTCAAATTTCGGTATGCCGTGATGAAATAACCTTGGGTGACACGTCCATCTGGAGACtaaaacacaaacaaaacaagactTGGTGAGCAAAACTGCACATCCCAGCCTTCCCGAGGAGGCATtgcgggggaggaagaagcagGGCATACCTCGTAGGTGCCAGGGCGCACCAACGCATCGTTTCCCAGGTATCTGCAGATGTCTGATGTGATAACCTCGCGATCGATGCCATCACGGGGCACAAAGTATTCGTTTTGACGCTGGGCTGCTGGCGGAACTGGGGGCTGGCCGCCGCCAGGTCCTCTGTTGTTTGGTCTCCCCGCCATTGTGGAAAGTTTGGTGCGTGCGCGCGTCTAACAATTGCTGCGAAGCAGAGTTGATTCCCCCGCCCCAAGAGAACCTAATTCAAGCTGACGATGATTGAATGATCGAAGAACCAGGTGTGTCGGAGTGGTGTTGGAGCGGAACTGCGGAAATGGGGATTCCGGGCGTCGCGGCAAGGcagcaggaaaaaaaaaaaaacccagaATAGGAGAATGAGAGAACGAGAGAGGGCCAGAGGGTGGGAGAAAGGCGGGCGGTCGTGGAAGAAATGGACAGTGGACAGTGGACAGGAAGGGTGGCAGTGGATGGAAGGCACCCGGCgcctggggttgggttgtcAGAGTGGGTCTCGCAGCAGCGATGGTGACTGGCGGCCTGCAACGGCAGTGGATTTTCTCCAGCCAAGTCCCCAAATGCGCCCCCGTTTCTTTGCCTCCGTTGGGCAGTTAGCTGGCTGCCAGACAAGGCTCAAACGGCAGCACCCAGTTGGCTGGAAAGACACCGGTCTGAACGGACACGCAGCGAGAATGGAGTCATCCAGCCAGCGAGATCCAGACGGTGTCAGGGGACCGAGAGGCACGAGAGGGGGACAAGCAGGGGAAGCCGGGGAATCCAGGCgtgctggttgctggtgcGGTGGCAAGCAGGCGCACGCAGCCAAAAAGAGAGGCCAAGAACACCTGCAGCGGTGTTCAATGCCATCCAATCGCAAGGCCCTCTCTCCGTCAGGAAGGAAGGGTTTTGCACCGTCTATTGGGGAATCCCGTCGCCGTTCGAATGACGGGCGCCTGAGGTTGGATTGCTTTGCCGCCGCAGCTGGAAAAACCGGTACTGTCGGGATAAAACGGTGCTGGAGACTGACGTGACGGCATCGTGTTTGACTTGTCACCCCATCAGCGTCCGTTCTGCCCAACATACATAACACATCACGCAGAATACatcgagaaagaaaaaaaggtacCATGTTACCTTATCGTCGCCCTGTCCCAGCAAAGacaaaccccccttcccccggAGGCCCAGCACAGCGCAGCAAATAACAGCCTGTCAGGTGAGCCGGTCGAGTGACGATGTGTGGTCTCTGGTGGTCTCGCGGAGGCGTGGGAGTGTGTGGTTGGCTCCCGTCACCAGCACCGAGTGGGTTGCTGCGTTCGCAGATTTGCGGCCTGCAGCATGGCAGGAGACCAGGGCAGTTGTGCCATTGCATTTCCCATCCTCAGCACCCAGCAAGAGTGCGGCGGGTTGCGGTAACGGAGAGGGGTTTCTCCCTTCCTCAGAATCGGTGTCTGAAAGAGGACTCGGTTAGAGAGACGTTGTCTCCCACGCACCGAGCCCTGTTTGTATGGAGTCGACGTCTGTGTTGACGGCGTCTCTTCCTGCGGCCGCCGCAGAAGCGGGGGCATTTCTCTGACCCGGCATTACACCCAGCCTTCTCGGGTTTTCTTGTGTAAAAAAACAGAAAGAGGCTAGACCCGTGTAACATGGAGCTATGTGCTACGGAGACGAGGCTTCTTTTGGGCATGTAGCTGGCGTGAATCGGTGTTGCCCAA from Podospora pseudoanserina strain CBS 124.78 chromosome 1, whole genome shotgun sequence includes:
- a CDS encoding hypothetical protein (EggNog:ENOG503P7UZ; COG:S), giving the protein MAGRPNNRGPGGGQPPVPPAAQRQNEYFVPRDGIDREVITSDICRYLGNDALVRPGTYESPDGRVTQGYFITAYRNLTSAMIQDLKADSARWEQERRAASRSSGGGAGGTTHSSHSNGVYVRSSNSPIGAREQTRGQSDYSAWKNRQREQEYEASYGATAMDIDYQPAPPPPKNPGYGGQPYPGPPPPAGYPQGAYPPQVHPAAAPQYQTQPYGGYPPNVPPTQYSPGPQGGDRYAGMVPPPPIQGQFAQDAAFIHGSNYQTAPGYANAPRMPVMPLAPSSAPPSRAFSTPTSGPPFGSEADPYGYPPPAGIPASQAFPADPLYGRGAYSTTTITNPPEASSDDLGSPAGTAQRQGYPAAPDQPPYEDHNSPVLPNTTVPPTSSTPTSAGPSSGRRDRDSEPRDRERDHREHRARRSETERDDRHGDRNRHHRR